Proteins from one Citrobacter amalonaticus genomic window:
- a CDS encoding DUF2767 family protein, whose protein sequence is MSQQKNTTDDEESLLYDEVCRIVGQCCLMLASNGAETHRDQLVYQLKRLHWKFMIETDTSHTGILFAIEQLATGRDDKFGKSG, encoded by the coding sequence ATGTCACAACAGAAAAACACAACTGATGATGAAGAGAGTCTTCTCTATGATGAAGTCTGCAGAATTGTCGGACAGTGCTGCCTGATGCTGGCCAGTAACGGCGCTGAAACCCACCGTGACCAGCTGGTTTATCAGCTGAAAAGACTTCACTGGAAATTTATGATCGAAACAGACACGTCGCACACCGGCATTCTGTTTGCCATCGAGCAGCTCGCCACCGGTCGGGACGATAAATTCGGCAAATCCGGCTGA
- a CDS encoding N-6 DNA methylase, with amino-acid sequence MSQLSFESLFMAEPAAAQAVSQPTATPPRMISADEARREFIRVFRHTAPDMRRLEVFRDFVSLAARELDMARIRSPENIEESRRICERYKPDDISDFKKLFCLMVTALEARFHDFLGSLLMELELGASEMAQFFTPYHLQQLMARMLSQGAPAVVARQGFITVDEPACGSAGMIVAWAECMLEAGLNPSEHLYTRCTDIDPMVSDIAFIQLSLLGIPAEVITGNTLTLKANRVRYTPVYYLNNWPERLAFRRRLDAMRNFLAPEAA; translated from the coding sequence ATGTCACAACTGAGTTTTGAATCCCTGTTTATGGCCGAACCGGCAGCGGCGCAGGCAGTGAGTCAGCCGACCGCTACTCCGCCGCGCATGATCTCCGCAGATGAGGCCCGCCGGGAATTTATCCGCGTGTTTCGCCATACCGCGCCGGATATGCGCCGTCTGGAAGTGTTCCGTGACTTCGTGTCGCTTGCCGCCCGTGAGCTGGATATGGCACGCATTCGCTCACCGGAGAATATCGAGGAGAGCCGCCGGATCTGCGAACGATATAAGCCTGATGACATCAGCGACTTCAAAAAGCTTTTCTGCCTGATGGTCACGGCGCTTGAGGCCAGGTTTCATGACTTTCTGGGCTCCCTGCTGATGGAGCTCGAGCTGGGCGCGTCTGAAATGGCGCAGTTTTTTACGCCCTACCACCTTCAGCAACTGATGGCCCGGATGTTGTCACAGGGTGCGCCTGCCGTGGTGGCCCGCCAGGGCTTTATAACAGTGGACGAACCCGCTTGCGGATCGGCAGGCATGATCGTCGCCTGGGCAGAGTGCATGCTTGAAGCAGGGCTGAACCCATCGGAACACCTGTATACACGGTGTACCGATATTGACCCGATGGTGTCAGATATCGCCTTCATCCAGCTAAGTCTGTTAGGAATCCCGGCAGAAGTGATCACCGGCAATACGCTGACGCTAAAAGCAAACCGGGTGCGCTACACGCCCGTGTATTACCTGAATAACTGGCCTGAGCGGCTGGCGTTCCGTCGCCGCCTCGATGCCATGCGAAACTTTCTGGCCCCCGAGGCCGCGTGA
- a CDS encoding DUF932 domain-containing protein, producing MISFANRYRAPVSIRQNRPLTNDELQRIVPSAFSSEKHDSRSERYTYIPTIDILDRLREEGFEPYYATQSRTRDIEKREFTKHLLRLRRHDQIAGKEVPEIILLNSHDGSSSYKMIPGMFRQICTNGLVAWKNFGEIKVPHKGDIVGQVIEGAYTVLKTFDTVTGNIDLMKGIQLTEPEQRLLSAAALEYKYDGAHAPVTPEQLLQSRRWEDKSPDLWTTFNRIQENVIKGGISGKTAKGKRTRTREVTGIDGDIKLNQALWKMAEEFAKLKS from the coding sequence ATGATCAGCTTTGCAAACCGTTACCGCGCACCAGTCTCAATTCGCCAGAACCGCCCGCTGACCAATGACGAATTACAGCGTATTGTTCCGAGTGCATTTTCTTCCGAGAAACACGACTCACGTTCCGAACGTTATACTTATATCCCGACCATTGACATTCTTGACCGCCTGCGTGAAGAAGGCTTTGAGCCTTATTATGCAACGCAGTCCCGCACGCGTGATATCGAGAAGCGCGAATTCACAAAGCATTTATTACGCCTGCGCCGTCACGATCAAATTGCGGGTAAAGAAGTCCCTGAAATTATTCTGCTAAACAGCCACGACGGCTCCAGCAGTTACAAAATGATCCCGGGCATGTTCCGCCAGATTTGTACCAACGGGCTGGTAGCCTGGAAAAACTTCGGTGAAATTAAAGTTCCGCATAAGGGTGATATTGTGGGGCAGGTGATCGAGGGGGCGTATACGGTACTGAAAACTTTCGATACCGTGACGGGCAATATTGACCTCATGAAAGGTATTCAACTGACAGAGCCGGAACAGCGTCTTTTAAGCGCGGCCGCGCTTGAATACAAATATGATGGAGCACATGCACCGGTGACGCCTGAACAGTTATTACAGTCCCGCCGATGGGAAGATAAAAGCCCGGATTTATGGACCACGTTTAACCGTATTCAGGAGAACGTTATCAAAGGCGGGATATCCGGAAAAACGGCAAAAGGTAAACGTACCCGGACGCGCGAAGTCACCGGGATAGATGGTGATATAAAACTGAATCAGGCGCTGTGGAAAATGGCCGAGGAATTCGCGAAACTGAAATCCTGA
- a CDS encoding lytic transglycosylase domain-containing protein translates to MKLTLIPAFLLALSLSAGAAPQMCFDQAGQDYKIDPLLLMSISIKESRLKPKAINGSNRNGTEDVCGMQVNSSHYGKLKNFNISRERLLNDPCICVYTGAWVLAHNFRSYGKNWDSVGMYNTGPSKKLIERRRAYAQDIKNIYRVLLARRDILAQRSGQVKEDRTGEKLAVDKTSALVQ, encoded by the coding sequence ATGAAATTAACGCTAATACCTGCCTTTCTGCTGGCCCTCTCACTTTCTGCAGGTGCAGCTCCACAGATGTGCTTTGACCAGGCCGGACAGGATTACAAAATTGATCCGCTGCTACTTATGTCTATTTCCATTAAAGAGAGCCGACTGAAACCGAAAGCGATCAACGGCTCCAACCGGAATGGAACGGAAGATGTCTGCGGGATGCAGGTGAACAGTTCCCATTACGGAAAGCTTAAAAACTTTAATATTAGCCGGGAACGTCTGTTAAACGATCCGTGTATTTGTGTTTACACGGGTGCCTGGGTGCTGGCGCACAACTTCCGGTCATACGGGAAAAACTGGGACAGCGTTGGAATGTATAATACAGGACCGAGTAAAAAACTCATCGAGCGCCGCCGGGCGTATGCCCAGGATATCAAGAATATATATCGCGTCCTGCTGGCGAGAAGAGATATTCTGGCGCAGCGTTCCGGCCAGGTGAAAGAGGACAGGACGGGTGAAAAGTTAGCCGTGGATAAGACGTCGGCATTAGTGCAGTAA
- a CDS encoding relaxosome protein TraM produces MPRKNIYFKDKIDREIHDILEIEIQKGATTSDMNYSSIVNELVRLGLMVYKSKEEGSTFDLDGYRRDLIKKVSGSREGMMILTALVSEIFVTLKGPDSGIALEDLVNNNISAINVAEDAAERQHFISDN; encoded by the coding sequence ATGCCGCGTAAGAATATCTACTTCAAAGATAAAATAGACAGAGAAATTCACGATATACTCGAAATAGAGATTCAGAAGGGCGCAACAACGTCAGATATGAACTATTCATCTATCGTCAATGAACTTGTCCGCCTGGGGTTGATGGTCTACAAATCAAAGGAAGAGGGGTCGACGTTCGACCTTGATGGCTACAGGCGCGACCTGATAAAAAAAGTTTCCGGGTCTCGCGAAGGAATGATGATTTTAACGGCGCTCGTCTCTGAAATATTTGTCACCCTGAAAGGTCCGGACAGCGGCATCGCACTGGAAGACCTGGTGAATAACAATATCAGCGCGATAAACGTTGCTGAGGATGCAGCAGAACGTCAGCACTTTATTTCTGATAATTAA
- a CDS encoding Arc family DNA-binding protein — protein sequence MKVKEKMWEGRGRPRKFRPGEAVEWRLRAPDNLLMELRICARVGKRSVNDEIIARLLLSLNYQPGHPVIKTAEAERLISLAVKFEEWLGQLLDGSGAGIDENAVQDVHAEQLWMWREGERVLLPGKTTGYSMRIPENLAEEIRTMARVHKRSLNDEMLTRLMNTLGYFTERILDQNEDAQALKVLCMEFEVFLKERISDAEKSELPWDKNSSQ from the coding sequence ATGAAAGTAAAAGAGAAAATGTGGGAAGGGCGCGGTCGTCCGCGAAAGTTCCGGCCTGGCGAAGCCGTGGAGTGGCGTCTGCGTGCGCCGGATAATTTGCTTATGGAATTGCGAATATGCGCCAGGGTGGGGAAAAGGAGTGTTAATGATGAAATTATTGCGAGGTTATTGTTATCCCTGAATTATCAGCCGGGGCATCCGGTAATTAAAACCGCTGAAGCAGAACGGCTTATATCACTGGCAGTAAAATTTGAGGAATGGCTGGGCCAGCTGCTTGATGGAAGTGGTGCCGGGATTGATGAAAATGCAGTTCAGGACGTTCACGCTGAGCAGTTGTGGATGTGGCGTGAGGGAGAGAGGGTTTTATTACCGGGTAAAACAACCGGATATAGCATGCGTATTCCGGAGAATCTTGCGGAAGAAATCAGGACAATGGCGCGGGTGCATAAACGCAGTCTGAATGACGAAATGCTGACCCGCCTGATGAATACTCTGGGCTATTTTACGGAGCGCATACTTGACCAGAACGAGGATGCGCAGGCGCTGAAAGTGCTTTGTATGGAGTTCGAGGTCTTTTTAAAAGAGAGAATATCTGACGCTGAGAAAAGCGAGCTGCCGTGGGATAAAAACAGCTCTCAGTGA
- a CDS encoding type IV conjugative transfer system pilin TraA, with product MSTKSNALKAKKGWAVASLFRKARENAALRNVAKCGGLALISLMFAHSALAAGTDLLSSQNTTVNATFGSGSSIVKWFYLAEILFGVFIYIKTRSPLTFIGIPILIIATRVGFAIAS from the coding sequence ATGAGCACCAAAAGCAATGCCCTTAAGGCTAAGAAGGGATGGGCGGTAGCGTCTTTATTTCGCAAGGCCCGCGAAAATGCGGCGTTACGTAATGTGGCTAAATGTGGCGGACTGGCGTTAATTTCACTTATGTTCGCTCATTCAGCCCTGGCGGCAGGTACGGACTTATTGTCCAGCCAGAACACAACTGTGAACGCAACATTTGGTTCCGGCTCTTCTATTGTTAAATGGTTTTATCTCGCCGAAATTCTTTTCGGTGTTTTCATTTACATTAAGACCCGTTCTCCTCTGACCTTTATCGGTATTCCCATTCTTATCATCGCCACCCGCGTTGGCTTTGCTATCGCGAGCTGA
- the traL gene encoding type IV conjugative transfer system protein TraL, which produces MNGEEDKYYFPETLNQQERYFGLPLDELLITAPLVILGVLNNMAIELTVVAALLWITVRYLKKGQGSYWLLNFCYWHLPSFLFRVTFRQIPDSSFRHWRA; this is translated from the coding sequence ATGAACGGGGAAGAAGATAAATACTACTTCCCGGAAACACTGAACCAGCAGGAACGCTATTTCGGTTTGCCTCTCGATGAACTTCTTATTACTGCGCCACTCGTTATTCTCGGCGTGCTTAATAACATGGCGATTGAACTGACCGTTGTAGCGGCCCTTCTGTGGATTACTGTCAGATACCTTAAAAAAGGGCAAGGCTCGTACTGGTTGCTGAATTTCTGCTACTGGCACCTGCCTTCCTTTTTATTCAGGGTAACGTTCCGACAGATTCCTGATTCAAGTTTCCGGCACTGGAGGGCGTAA
- a CDS encoding TraE/TraK family type IV conjugative transfer system protein: protein MKMKIKGERDKQLSHAFIGLSIVALLSSAGTAITGSLAWYFATTQKTITTPMTYNHPFSSDAHSADATGMTMFATSFIYWRLNVSPENIDNNQQMILGFVPSASRDRLKKALDVEAERIKKGGITTRFETAEVRAMNEPGVVEFSGTLKSSTTNGAITTPLKDQDKTYRLRLTYESGMIHLLSFEELQPVTTTN from the coding sequence ATGAAGATGAAAATAAAAGGAGAGCGTGATAAACAACTCAGCCATGCGTTTATTGGGCTCTCAATTGTGGCGCTGTTATCAAGCGCCGGAACAGCAATAACGGGTTCACTGGCGTGGTATTTCGCCACCACCCAGAAAACCATTACGACTCCAATGACGTACAACCATCCCTTCTCTTCTGACGCACACAGCGCCGATGCAACCGGCATGACCATGTTCGCCACTTCCTTTATTTACTGGCGACTGAACGTGAGCCCCGAAAACATCGATAACAACCAGCAAATGATTCTCGGTTTTGTCCCCTCCGCCAGTCGGGACAGGCTGAAGAAAGCGCTGGATGTTGAAGCTGAGCGAATCAAAAAAGGCGGCATCACCACCCGCTTTGAAACTGCAGAAGTCAGGGCCATGAATGAGCCCGGCGTGGTGGAGTTCAGTGGCACACTGAAGTCCTCCACTACCAACGGCGCCATTACCACCCCCCTGAAGGACCAGGACAAGACCTACCGGCTGAGACTGACTTATGAGAGCGGGATGATTCATCTGCTTTCCTTCGAAGAACTCCAGCCGGTCACCACCACTAACTGA
- the traK gene encoding type-F conjugative transfer system secretin TraK has protein sequence MKKRFSPVAAAVLLAAGLFTGGLRAASAPAAIPFENDAAFNVTLSNNSPNKIVIDGELITSINGPSGAYDKYNTEDGALILSPLVGQNFSMFIQTDHGSSLSLNVRPQPGNGRTLRFTPMSPPLRKNDDAKAWEEGQTYEKTLVALSRSVVNGQVPDDYQEYPVSRMTAYTPATGVQLAAERQFVGNHLRIVRFRMTNPGNITQNLRERDFWHKGVRAVMLSQHTLYAGGQGYAWIVFSDEGVPRS, from the coding sequence ATGAAAAAGCGTTTTTCACCGGTGGCTGCTGCTGTGTTATTGGCGGCAGGGTTATTTACAGGCGGCCTCCGGGCCGCCTCCGCACCTGCCGCCATCCCGTTTGAGAATGATGCCGCCTTTAACGTCACGCTCAGCAATAACAGCCCGAACAAAATTGTTATCGACGGGGAGCTGATTACCAGCATCAACGGACCATCCGGTGCGTATGACAAGTACAACACCGAAGACGGCGCCTTGATTCTTTCACCGCTTGTCGGCCAGAACTTCAGCATGTTCATACAGACTGACCACGGCTCCTCACTCAGCCTCAACGTGAGACCGCAGCCGGGTAACGGTAGAACGCTGCGCTTCACCCCCATGTCACCGCCACTGCGTAAGAACGACGACGCTAAGGCATGGGAGGAAGGACAGACCTATGAGAAAACCCTGGTCGCACTGTCGCGAAGCGTGGTTAACGGTCAGGTACCGGATGACTACCAGGAATATCCGGTCAGCCGTATGACCGCATACACCCCGGCAACAGGCGTGCAGCTTGCAGCGGAACGCCAGTTTGTTGGCAACCACCTGCGCATTGTGCGCTTTCGCATGACCAACCCCGGCAACATCACACAGAATCTGCGCGAGCGCGACTTCTGGCACAAGGGCGTGCGGGCCGTAATGCTCTCACAGCACACGCTTTATGCCGGCGGCCAGGGTTATGCCTGGATAGTGTTTTCAGATGAGGGAGTACCGCGCTCATGA
- the traB gene encoding F-type conjugal transfer pilus assembly protein TraB: protein MNLNENLRTRRKQLAVLAGVAVAGAALAGGVMWYGHYQEAKKQPAPVAAPNVTGVVTAAFNEQVNESALSQQQAKTSALEQQMSMLSQQVAQNKLTTEQKLADKDAQIAQLTEQLAKAPGSNATTGQQTPPAGPNGTPLPGPVAAGQARPPEYSVTPTSAPSANGAVNMGQGVGFYPGGSGQRITGGLATTSFSYDRLKKKPTKLPWIPSGSFSEAIMIEGADANASVTGQQNSRAVTFRLLGNIQMPNNKEYSADGCFVVGEIWGDISSERGEVRTKSISCVLKNGKNIDMEFKGHVSYQGKGGIRGKPVMRNGKIIGYAGAAGLLSGFGEGIKSAATPSVGLGATAEVGAGDVFKQGIGGGASKAADTLSQYWIKRAEQYHPVIDIGAGNQVTVVFQEGFRLETLEDAEEQKAKEAVQAAGNAAENAVTPQPASQQTTSTSTTSVGNINPDDILRQASQLRLGDTIN from the coding sequence ATGAATCTGAATGAAAATCTCAGAACCCGCCGCAAGCAACTCGCTGTACTTGCCGGTGTCGCAGTCGCAGGTGCCGCACTTGCCGGCGGCGTAATGTGGTACGGGCACTATCAGGAAGCAAAGAAACAACCCGCACCAGTAGCCGCACCCAACGTAACCGGCGTCGTGACAGCAGCTTTTAACGAACAGGTTAACGAATCGGCCCTGTCACAGCAGCAGGCCAAAACCTCTGCGCTCGAGCAGCAGATGTCCATGCTGTCGCAACAGGTCGCACAGAACAAACTCACCACAGAACAGAAGCTGGCCGACAAGGATGCGCAGATTGCGCAGCTGACCGAGCAGCTCGCGAAAGCCCCCGGCAGCAACGCGACCACGGGCCAGCAGACACCACCTGCAGGCCCGAACGGAACACCACTCCCCGGTCCGGTTGCTGCCGGCCAGGCCCGCCCGCCTGAATACAGCGTCACCCCTACATCCGCACCGTCCGCCAATGGTGCAGTGAATATGGGGCAGGGCGTCGGATTCTATCCGGGAGGCTCAGGCCAGCGCATAACCGGCGGTCTGGCCACCACCTCATTCAGCTACGACCGTCTGAAAAAGAAGCCGACGAAGCTGCCCTGGATCCCGTCCGGCTCCTTCTCCGAGGCCATCATGATTGAAGGGGCTGACGCGAATGCCAGCGTGACTGGGCAGCAGAACTCCAGGGCAGTAACGTTTCGTTTGCTGGGCAATATCCAGATGCCCAACAACAAGGAGTACAGCGCTGATGGCTGCTTTGTGGTGGGCGAAATCTGGGGTGATATCTCCAGCGAGCGCGGCGAAGTCCGGACGAAGTCGATCAGCTGCGTGCTGAAGAACGGAAAAAACATCGACATGGAATTCAAGGGTCACGTCAGTTACCAGGGCAAGGGCGGCATTCGCGGCAAGCCGGTCATGCGTAACGGCAAAATCATCGGCTATGCCGGAGCCGCCGGTCTTCTGTCCGGGTTCGGTGAGGGCATCAAGTCTGCCGCCACGCCGTCGGTTGGTCTGGGCGCCACGGCCGAAGTCGGAGCCGGCGACGTGTTTAAACAGGGCATTGGCGGTGGTGCCAGCAAGGCTGCCGACACGCTGAGCCAGTACTGGATTAAACGTGCCGAGCAGTACCATCCGGTGATTGATATCGGCGCCGGCAATCAGGTCACCGTCGTGTTCCAGGAGGGCTTCCGCCTTGAAACGCTGGAAGACGCTGAAGAGCAGAAGGCGAAGGAAGCGGTTCAGGCTGCAGGCAATGCCGCTGAAAATGCTGTAACGCCTCAGCCCGCCTCACAGCAGACTACCTCAACCAGCACGACGTCGGTCGGCAACATCAACCCCGACGATATCCTGCGCCAGGCCAGCCAGCTGCGTCTCGGTGACACCATCAACTGA
- the traV gene encoding type IV conjugative transfer system lipoprotein TraV yields the protein MKNLMGAALLCSVLTGCAGMNSDFDCNKTATDQCLTTGEANKLAAQGKSLADLTAEKTTKKPAGETLPALRNTAPVVNPQRPVSVAATGPLTAKTIAPRPLASAPVSSGSVVTPLVTTGHVTPVTPVNTAGRVPVQRIPDATQRLWIAPWVDTDDNFHQPAVVEFVKNKSHWDESYRVIGEGGE from the coding sequence ATGAAAAACCTGATGGGCGCTGCACTGCTGTGCAGCGTTTTAACCGGCTGCGCCGGTATGAATAGCGATTTCGACTGCAACAAGACCGCAACAGACCAGTGCCTGACCACCGGCGAGGCCAACAAACTGGCTGCGCAGGGCAAAAGCCTGGCTGACCTGACGGCAGAGAAGACCACAAAAAAGCCTGCGGGTGAAACCCTGCCGGCACTGCGTAACACAGCGCCTGTCGTTAACCCGCAGCGTCCTGTTTCCGTCGCAGCAACCGGACCGCTGACTGCAAAAACCATCGCACCGCGTCCGCTGGCCAGCGCACCGGTAAGCTCCGGTTCAGTGGTTACCCCGCTGGTTACCACTGGCCATGTGACGCCGGTAACGCCGGTCAACACGGCAGGTCGCGTGCCGGTTCAGCGTATCCCGGATGCCACTCAGCGACTGTGGATCGCGCCCTGGGTCGACACCGATGATAATTTCCATCAGCCCGCCGTGGTGGAGTTCGTGAAAAACAAATCCCACTGGGATGAGAGCTATCGCGTTATCGGGGAGGGGGGAGAATGA
- the traC gene encoding type IV secretion system protein TraC, with amino-acid sequence MSFVDSLMGMLKNGKEEDGAATARNNLSQTWDYPSLVAALPYRYYDDVSDLFVNEGTAGFILEAAPLPGANEQVMAALDDMLRKKLPRKTPVTVILTASKCVGERIERGVSTDMWKGQMADHLNKITRAFWQRSALHGLANEREYPLYLRNYRIFIVYGKPAKRFTQQVMDDLIQVRNTIRVSLGAARIDCINTNVNAFLSQMRELMNYRHEQVMMSSDDYNEDEKLNRQVVDRAIDLSVHPSHIRVELPESIEPNGTRLPASACRIVNMQLSKNPKRFALWQGADNLQNLRFPDLGIPCPFMLTWTTELEEQTKSQGEAFRKDQDLSKKANSAYAALFPGTKKAADEWRRTREQLHSNEIALCNTYLNLTLFTPDNHTESQACELAAVNVFRKNELEMVTVHYQQMRNWLAGFPFVMQEGMWADLKMTGATLRAKSWNAVSLMPVVAERQLSNLGMPLPTYRNQVAFFDMFGEENGSTNFNIAVTGTSGAGKSFLTQGILRDVLNAGGFAWVIDMGDSYKNYCHQAGGVYLDGAKLRFNPFANVRDIKHSAEGIVRLLTVLASPTEPLDGVCEAILQKAVMDAWERKQHGARIDDVHNYLTSEEVNTAFADKPTIIARLAELAMLLETYCTWGPDGEYFNADKPTLDGETRFAVLELLSLEDKPKLLSSILFSLILAIQEKMYHSPRDLKKVCIIDEAWRLLGGSNPHAARFIETGYRTVRRHRGAFITITQGIKDFSASKEAEAAWNNSSTKITLLQDTKAFKQYLADNPDQFSDVEKEVIRGFQPALQTGYSSLLISAGEYSSFHRLFVDPVTRAMFSSRGEDFAFMQNAQKAGATAEEAAYLLAEKKYGDELRELEEWVKAA; translated from the coding sequence ATGAGTTTTGTCGACAGCCTGATGGGCATGCTGAAAAACGGCAAGGAAGAGGACGGCGCGGCAACTGCCCGTAACAACCTCTCCCAGACATGGGACTATCCCTCGCTGGTTGCTGCCCTGCCGTATCGTTATTACGACGATGTGAGCGATCTCTTCGTGAACGAAGGTACGGCGGGCTTCATCCTTGAAGCCGCGCCGCTGCCGGGCGCAAATGAGCAGGTGATGGCGGCGCTTGACGATATGCTGCGCAAGAAGCTGCCCCGCAAAACACCCGTCACCGTCATCCTGACGGCCAGTAAATGTGTGGGCGAGCGTATCGAGCGTGGCGTGAGTACCGATATGTGGAAAGGCCAGATGGCCGATCACCTTAATAAAATCACCCGCGCGTTCTGGCAGCGTTCGGCTCTTCACGGGCTGGCCAATGAACGGGAATACCCGCTGTACCTGCGCAACTACCGCATCTTTATTGTGTATGGCAAGCCAGCGAAACGCTTTACGCAGCAGGTGATGGATGACCTGATCCAGGTCCGCAACACCATCCGCGTCTCGCTCGGTGCCGCGCGTATCGACTGCATCAATACCAACGTGAACGCTTTTCTGTCGCAGATGCGGGAGCTCATGAACTACCGGCATGAGCAGGTGATGATGTCCTCTGACGACTATAACGAGGATGAGAAGCTGAACCGTCAGGTCGTCGACCGGGCAATTGATCTGAGTGTGCATCCCTCCCACATTCGCGTCGAACTGCCTGAGTCGATTGAGCCCAACGGGACACGTCTGCCGGCCTCAGCGTGTCGTATCGTGAACATGCAGCTCAGTAAGAACCCTAAGCGATTTGCCCTGTGGCAGGGCGCTGATAACCTGCAGAACCTGCGATTTCCGGACCTCGGCATTCCGTGTCCCTTTATGCTGACCTGGACCACGGAGCTTGAGGAGCAGACCAAAAGCCAGGGGGAGGCGTTTCGCAAGGATCAGGACCTCTCCAAAAAGGCCAATTCAGCCTATGCCGCGCTTTTTCCCGGTACCAAAAAGGCCGCAGATGAATGGCGCCGTACCCGCGAGCAGCTTCACAGTAATGAGATTGCGCTCTGTAATACCTACCTGAACCTGACGCTGTTTACCCCGGACAACCACACGGAGTCACAGGCCTGCGAGCTGGCTGCCGTGAACGTGTTCCGTAAAAACGAGCTGGAGATGGTCACAGTTCATTACCAGCAGATGCGTAACTGGCTGGCTGGCTTCCCGTTTGTGATGCAGGAGGGCATGTGGGCAGACCTGAAAATGACCGGCGCCACGCTGCGTGCCAAGTCCTGGAATGCGGTGAGTCTGATGCCGGTGGTGGCCGAGCGCCAGCTGTCAAATCTGGGCATGCCGCTGCCGACCTACCGCAATCAGGTGGCCTTTTTTGACATGTTCGGGGAGGAAAACGGCAGCACTAACTTCAACATCGCCGTAACCGGCACCTCCGGGGCGGGGAAATCCTTCCTGACGCAGGGCATCCTGCGCGACGTGCTGAACGCAGGCGGGTTTGCCTGGGTTATCGACATGGGCGACAGCTATAAGAACTACTGTCACCAGGCCGGCGGGGTGTACCTCGATGGCGCGAAGTTGCGCTTCAACCCGTTTGCGAACGTCCGGGACATTAAGCATTCCGCAGAAGGTATTGTGCGCCTGCTGACAGTCCTGGCCAGTCCTACCGAGCCGCTTGACGGCGTCTGTGAGGCCATTCTGCAGAAGGCGGTCATGGACGCGTGGGAAAGGAAGCAGCACGGCGCCCGTATTGATGATGTGCACAATTACCTGACCAGTGAGGAGGTGAATACCGCCTTTGCCGACAAGCCGACCATCATTGCGCGTCTGGCAGAACTGGCGATGCTGCTTGAGACCTACTGTACATGGGGGCCGGATGGTGAATACTTCAACGCCGACAAGCCGACGCTGGACGGGGAAACCCGCTTCGCGGTGCTGGAGCTGCTGAGTCTCGAAGACAAGCCGAAGCTGCTTTCATCCATTCTGTTCTCGCTGATCCTGGCCATTCAGGAAAAGATGTACCACAGCCCGCGCGACCTCAAAAAAGTCTGCATCATCGACGAGGCCTGGCGTCTGCTCGGCGGCTCCAACCCGCACGCTGCGCGGTTCATCGAAACCGGCTACCGTACCGTACGTCGCCACCGTGGCGCATTTATCACCATTACTCAGGGTATCAAGGACTTCAGCGCCAGTAAGGAAGCTGAAGCGGCCTGGAACAACAGCTCCACCAAAATCACCCTGCTGCAGGATACGAAAGCTTTTAAACAGTATCTCGCTGACAACCCGGATCAGTTCTCTGACGTTGAAAAAGAAGTTATCCGGGGCTTCCAGCCCGCACTGCAGACCGGCTACAGCTCCCTGCTTATCAGCGCCGGTGAATACAGCTCCTTCCATCGCCTGTTTGTCGATCCGGTTACGCGCGCCATGTTCAGTTCGCGCGGCGAGGACTTTGCCTTTATGCAGAATGCGCAGAAAGCCGGCGCAACGGCAGAAGAGGCGGCGTACCTGCTGGCCGAGAAGAAATACGGTGATGAACTTCGTGAACTTGAAGAATGGGTGAAAGCCGCATGA